The Stenotrophomonas rhizophila genome has a window encoding:
- a CDS encoding O-antigen ligase family protein has product MPPSLAEPVKAPGSPGFRAGRWAPWWVIAFVALLPLPGVAETVLGLGAIYAAARMVQLRLQGKQRMLSSPAWALTSILFLGYWLPQAFSAFDAIDPGTAWRKTAAGLRYLPFMWLVAIAVATPERRALTLKGIALITGVWTLDGLAQAVLGTSPLFWSMDQLKWAISGHGLCPPAEMAAADRLSGVLGPCNLKFGQVLASLSPFLLFAAAARFGRWGWMLVAAAVGVVLVLAGSRAAWLTYALVLVFSGWRLLGARGLLACLAVGLVAAVALAAGSHQVRERLERTAMAWEGESDGVNQALSGRAQIWAAAGCMIEQHPINGVGARGFRDAYPDCNPRPEEQEVWGAGPALHAHQILLEILAETGVLGLLLWLAAAAQAWRAWRFAPLPARERARPAMLALAVTVFPFNTHLAFYSTFWGGLTLLLAALYAGSLLASDDP; this is encoded by the coding sequence ATACCTCCCTCGCTGGCTGAGCCGGTCAAGGCGCCCGGTTCGCCGGGCTTCCGCGCGGGCCGCTGGGCGCCGTGGTGGGTCATTGCATTCGTGGCACTGCTGCCGCTGCCCGGGGTTGCCGAAACCGTACTGGGCCTGGGCGCGATCTACGCCGCCGCGCGCATGGTCCAGCTGCGACTGCAGGGCAAGCAACGCATGCTCAGCAGCCCGGCCTGGGCACTGACCAGCATCCTGTTCCTGGGCTACTGGCTGCCACAGGCGTTCTCCGCCTTCGATGCGATCGATCCGGGCACGGCGTGGCGCAAGACCGCTGCCGGCCTGCGCTATCTGCCCTTCATGTGGCTGGTGGCGATCGCGGTGGCCACGCCCGAGCGACGCGCACTGACCCTCAAAGGCATTGCGCTGATTACCGGGGTCTGGACGCTGGACGGACTGGCGCAGGCCGTACTCGGGACCAGCCCGCTGTTCTGGTCGATGGACCAGTTGAAGTGGGCGATCAGTGGGCATGGCTTGTGTCCACCGGCGGAGATGGCGGCAGCCGATCGCCTGAGCGGCGTGCTGGGGCCGTGCAATCTCAAATTCGGCCAGGTACTGGCGAGCCTGTCACCGTTCCTGCTGTTTGCCGCCGCCGCGCGCTTCGGCCGCTGGGGCTGGATGCTGGTGGCGGCTGCGGTGGGCGTGGTGCTGGTGCTGGCCGGTTCGCGCGCGGCATGGCTGACCTATGCGCTGGTGCTGGTGTTTTCCGGCTGGCGCCTGCTCGGCGCGCGCGGCCTGCTTGCCTGCCTGGCGGTGGGCCTGGTGGCGGCGGTGGCACTGGCCGCCGGCTCGCACCAGGTACGCGAGCGGCTGGAGCGCACTGCGATGGCGTGGGAAGGCGAGAGTGACGGCGTGAACCAGGCGTTGTCCGGGCGCGCGCAGATCTGGGCCGCGGCGGGCTGCATGATCGAGCAGCATCCGATCAACGGTGTAGGCGCACGGGGTTTCCGCGATGCCTACCCCGATTGCAATCCGCGCCCTGAAGAACAGGAAGTATGGGGCGCCGGCCCGGCGTTGCACGCGCACCAGATCCTGCTGGAGATCCTGGCCGAAACCGGCGTGCTCGGGTTGCTGCTGTGGTTGGCGGCTGCGGCGCAGGCGTGGCGCGCGTGGCGCTTCGCACCGCTGCCGGCACGCGAGCGCGCCCGCCCGGCGATGCTCGCCCTGGCCGTCACCGTGTTCCCGTTCAACACCCACCTGGCGTTCTATTCCACCTTCTGGGGCGGCCTCACGCTACTGCTCGCCGCCCTCTACGCAGGCAGCCTGCTGGCCAGCGACGACCCGTGA
- a CDS encoding GH92 family glycosyl hydrolase, whose translation MTLPHPRPARRALLPLALALACAPVALPVFAQGLQTSFEPGEPAPQASKGGVQVKIGKGPEAPYAAKPGVGYSGLRALHYASAGGTATTTLFTTDVTIDADTTLSWLVLPEIVGEDTVASTYVSLDLVLDDGSRVSASAARDLHGISLGAKAQGDSKTLYPQQWAHKSVRLGDVEALRGRRVVALELDLGSAANAPVSGWIDDVRLDSQPRTAPARPSDWVLTTRGTQANGTFSRGNNFPATAVPHGFNFWTPVTDAGALNWLYRWNEQNNAANRPQLQALALSHQPSPWMGDRQTFQVMPSATRGVPEADRAKRALSFSRDNESARPYRYAVRFDNGIAAAIAPTDHAALFQFDFPKDGDANLLFDNVDARGGLTLDAATQTLSGYTDTRSGLSNGATRMYVVASFDRPWRSSGTIASGRPTGYIKFDPGSDRRVTMRIATSLISVEQARHNLALELAAEDTLATVAARAQDAWDQRLARFDIGQASDDQKTTLYSSLYRLYLYPNSGFENAGTAAAPDWRYASQASAADDNTDGSAVRSFAPIRDGKVYVNNGFWDTFRTTWPAYALFTPDDAGQLVQGFLEQYRAGGWVARWSSPGYADLMVGTSSDVAFADAYLKGIKGFDPDEAYQAALKNATVVPPDRHVGRKGMDKSTFRGYASADVHEGMSWTMEGALNDFGIANMATVLAKTAGSPAARERYSTEAAYFRARAGTYATVFDPAAGFFQGRKDDGSWRVAAKDYDARVWGHDYTESNGWTFAFTAAHDGEGLAGLYGGREKLAEKLDTFFSTPETADPEFSGSYGGTIHEMTEARDVRMGMYAHSNQPSHHIPWMYLYAGQPWKTQQHVREILSRLYVGSEIGQGYPGDEDNGETSAWYVLASLGLYPLRMGSPEYVIGSPAFRHAKVELQGGAVLTVNAPENSDRNVYVQSLKINGQPWTRTWVPHEVIAKGATLDFEMGPAPSRWGTGPDDAPRSLTARGERPAILHDLLGSGARAQLDDGKVLAALTDDDAGTVVPFGGKGSVVFTGVSDGTPSMYTLTSGNAPIRGGKWTLEARTTGGSWVTLDQRSGETFEWQQQTRPFRIAKPGRYAEYRLRIEGPGRMQLAEVELLAPAAP comes from the coding sequence ATGACCCTGCCGCACCCCCGCCCTGCCCGCCGCGCCCTGCTTCCGCTGGCCCTCGCCCTGGCCTGCGCGCCGGTTGCCCTGCCCGTCTTCGCGCAGGGCCTGCAGACCTCCTTCGAGCCCGGCGAACCTGCCCCGCAGGCCAGCAAGGGCGGCGTGCAGGTGAAAATCGGCAAGGGCCCGGAGGCGCCGTATGCGGCCAAGCCCGGGGTGGGCTACAGCGGCCTGCGTGCCCTGCACTACGCCAGTGCCGGCGGTACCGCCACCACTACGCTGTTCACCACCGATGTAACCATCGACGCCGACACCACGCTGTCCTGGCTGGTGCTGCCGGAGATCGTGGGCGAGGACACGGTGGCCTCCACCTACGTTTCGCTGGACCTGGTGCTGGACGATGGCAGCCGGGTCTCGGCCAGCGCCGCGCGCGACCTGCACGGCATTTCGCTCGGCGCCAAGGCCCAAGGGGATTCCAAGACCCTCTACCCGCAGCAGTGGGCGCACAAGTCGGTGCGCCTGGGCGATGTTGAAGCACTGCGTGGCCGTCGCGTGGTCGCCCTCGAACTGGATCTGGGCAGCGCCGCCAACGCGCCGGTGTCCGGCTGGATCGACGATGTGCGCCTGGACAGCCAGCCGCGCACCGCCCCCGCCCGCCCGTCCGACTGGGTGCTCACCACCCGCGGCACGCAGGCCAATGGCACCTTCTCGCGCGGCAACAACTTCCCCGCCACCGCCGTGCCACACGGGTTCAACTTCTGGACCCCGGTGACCGATGCCGGCGCGCTGAACTGGCTGTATCGCTGGAACGAACAGAACAACGCGGCCAACCGCCCGCAGCTGCAGGCACTGGCCCTGAGCCACCAGCCCAGCCCGTGGATGGGCGACCGCCAAACCTTCCAGGTGATGCCGTCGGCCACCCGTGGCGTGCCGGAAGCGGACCGCGCCAAGCGTGCGTTGTCGTTCTCGCGCGATAACGAAAGCGCGCGCCCGTACCGCTATGCGGTGCGCTTCGACAACGGCATTGCCGCCGCCATCGCGCCGACCGACCACGCCGCGCTGTTCCAGTTTGATTTCCCCAAGGACGGCGATGCCAACCTTCTGTTCGACAATGTCGACGCGCGTGGCGGACTGACCCTGGATGCGGCCACGCAGACGCTGTCGGGCTACACCGATACGCGCAGCGGCCTGTCCAACGGCGCTACCCGCATGTACGTGGTGGCCAGCTTCGACCGGCCGTGGCGCAGCAGCGGCACCATCGCCAGCGGCCGGCCCACCGGCTACATCAAGTTCGACCCGGGCAGCGACCGTCGGGTGACCATGCGCATCGCCACCTCGCTGATCTCGGTCGAGCAGGCCCGCCACAACCTGGCGCTGGAACTGGCTGCTGAAGACACGCTCGCTACCGTCGCCGCCCGCGCACAGGACGCCTGGGACCAGCGCCTGGCCCGCTTCGACATCGGCCAGGCCAGCGACGACCAGAAGACCACGCTGTATTCCAGCCTGTACCGCCTGTACCTGTACCCGAATTCCGGGTTCGAGAATGCCGGTACCGCTGCCGCCCCGGACTGGCGTTACGCCAGCCAGGCCAGCGCCGCCGACGACAACACCGATGGCAGCGCGGTGCGCAGCTTCGCACCGATCCGCGATGGCAAGGTGTACGTCAACAACGGCTTCTGGGACACCTTCCGCACCACCTGGCCGGCGTATGCACTGTTCACCCCGGACGATGCCGGGCAGCTGGTGCAGGGCTTCCTGGAGCAGTACCGCGCCGGTGGCTGGGTGGCGCGCTGGTCCTCGCCGGGCTATGCCGACCTGATGGTGGGCACCAGTTCGGACGTGGCCTTCGCCGATGCCTACCTCAAGGGCATCAAGGGCTTCGATCCGGATGAGGCCTACCAGGCCGCCTTGAAGAACGCCACCGTGGTGCCGCCGGACCGCCATGTCGGCCGCAAGGGCATGGATAAATCCACCTTCCGTGGCTACGCCAGCGCCGACGTGCACGAAGGCATGTCGTGGACGATGGAAGGCGCGCTCAACGACTTCGGCATCGCCAACATGGCCACCGTGCTGGCGAAAACCGCCGGCAGCCCGGCCGCACGCGAGCGCTACAGCACCGAAGCGGCGTATTTCCGCGCCCGCGCCGGCACCTACGCCACCGTGTTCGACCCGGCCGCCGGCTTCTTCCAGGGCCGCAAGGACGATGGCAGCTGGCGCGTGGCTGCGAAGGACTACGATGCGCGCGTGTGGGGCCACGATTACACCGAATCCAACGGCTGGACGTTCGCCTTCACCGCCGCGCACGATGGCGAAGGCCTGGCCGGCCTGTACGGTGGCCGCGAAAAGCTGGCTGAAAAATTGGATACGTTCTTCAGCACCCCGGAAACCGCCGACCCGGAATTCTCCGGTTCCTACGGCGGCACCATCCATGAAATGACCGAAGCGCGCGATGTGCGCATGGGCATGTACGCGCACAGCAACCAGCCCTCGCACCACATTCCGTGGATGTACCTGTACGCCGGGCAGCCGTGGAAGACCCAGCAGCACGTCCGCGAGATCCTGTCGCGGCTGTACGTGGGCAGCGAGATCGGCCAGGGCTACCCGGGCGATGAGGACAACGGCGAAACCTCGGCGTGGTACGTGCTGGCCTCGCTGGGCCTGTACCCGCTGCGCATGGGTTCGCCGGAATATGTGATCGGCTCGCCGGCCTTCAGGCATGCCAAGGTGGAACTGCAGGGCGGCGCGGTGCTGACCGTGAATGCCCCGGAAAATTCGGACCGCAACGTCTACGTGCAGTCGCTGAAGATCAACGGCCAACCGTGGACCAGGACCTGGGTGCCGCATGAGGTGATTGCCAAGGGCGCCACGCTGGACTTCGAGATGGGTCCGGCGCCGTCCAGGTGGGGCACCGGGCCGGACGATGCGCCGCGCTCGTTGACCGCGCGCGGTGAACGCCCGGCGATTCTGCATGACCTGCTGGGCAGCGGCGCGCGTGCGCAGCTGGACGATGGGAAGGTGCTGGCGGCGCTGACCGATGATGACGCCGGCACCGTGGTGCCGTTCGGCGGCAAGGGCAGCGTGGTGTTCACCGGGGTGTCTGACGGCACGCCGTCGATGTACACCCTGACCAGCGGCAATGCGCCGATCCGAGGTGGCAAGTGGACCCTGGAAGCGCGCACGACCGGCGGCAGCTGGGTCACGCTGGACCAGCGCAGCGGTGAAACGTTCGAGTGGCAGCAGCAGACCCGTCCCTTCCGGATCGCCAAGCCGGGCCGTTATGCCGAGTACCGGTTGCGGATTGAAGGGCCGGGGCGGATGCAGCTGGCGGAAGTGGAGCTGCTGGCGCCGGCCGCACCGTGA
- a CDS encoding LpxL/LpxP family Kdo(2)-lipid IV(A) lauroyl/palmitoleoyl acyltransferase produces MSDNASTATRPSLRNPRHWPTFAFILAAFVIARLPWGLQRALGRGVGTVAYHVASSRRRAAEVNLKLCFPEKDDAWRQRLLRDSFDALGVGIFEFARAWWGSIDSIRPKVQVEGLEHLHRMQAEGRGVLLVSGHFMTLEMCGRLLCDHVDLSGMYRKHRNPVYEWAVKFGRLRYAKAMYANEDIRATVRHLKKGGFLWYAPDQDMRGKDTVFVPFFGHTASTITATHQLARMTGCAVIPYFHRREGGKYFLKIGAPLENFPSEDVEADTARVNQAIEAMVREAPDQYLWIHRRFKRQPGGRSDFYK; encoded by the coding sequence ATGTCAGATAACGCTTCCACCGCCACCCGGCCGTCCCTGCGCAATCCCCGCCACTGGCCGACCTTCGCCTTCATCCTGGCCGCCTTCGTGATCGCCCGGCTGCCCTGGGGCCTGCAGCGCGCGCTCGGCCGGGGCGTGGGCACCGTGGCCTACCATGTGGCCAGCAGCCGCCGGCGCGCGGCCGAGGTCAACCTCAAGCTGTGCTTCCCCGAGAAGGATGACGCCTGGCGCCAGCGCCTGCTGCGTGACAGCTTCGACGCGTTGGGCGTGGGCATTTTCGAATTCGCCCGGGCCTGGTGGGGCAGCATCGACAGCATCCGCCCGAAGGTGCAGGTGGAAGGACTGGAGCACCTGCACCGCATGCAGGCCGAAGGCCGTGGCGTGCTGCTGGTATCGGGCCATTTCATGACCCTGGAGATGTGCGGGCGGCTGCTGTGCGACCACGTCGACCTGTCGGGCATGTACCGCAAGCACCGCAACCCGGTGTACGAGTGGGCGGTGAAGTTCGGCCGGCTGCGCTATGCCAAGGCGATGTATGCCAACGAGGACATCCGCGCCACCGTGCGTCACCTGAAGAAGGGCGGCTTCCTCTGGTACGCGCCGGACCAGGACATGCGCGGCAAGGACACCGTGTTCGTGCCGTTCTTCGGGCACACCGCCTCGACCATCACCGCCACCCACCAGTTGGCGCGGATGACCGGTTGCGCGGTGATTCCGTACTTCCACCGCCGCGAAGGCGGGAAGTACTTCCTGAAGATCGGCGCGCCGCTGGAGAACTTCCCCAGCGAAGATGTGGAAGCCGATACCGCACGGGTCAACCAGGCCATCGAAGCAATGGTGCGCGAGGCCCCTGACCAGTACCTGTGGATCCACCGCCGCTTCAAGCGCCAACCGGGCGGCCGCAGCGATTTCTACAAATAA
- the waaA gene encoding lipid IV(A) 3-deoxy-D-manno-octulosonic acid transferase has protein sequence MRKSPVEWILRGLYSVVLYLLLPITVYHLVWRGFRVREYFQRWDERYASYPDSTAQPRVWLHAVSVGEVNAAAPLVNALRQLRPDIRWVITTITPTGSERVRSLWGDAVDHVYLPYDVPGSVGRFLGHFKPSLALILETELWPNLLFGCRDRGIPVYILNARLSARSLRGYRLLRPLIGRTLRTVTCVAAQSADDAERFIELGALPEQVKPLGNLKFDIATPNVREFTASFHAAVPGTRPVWIAASTHEGEEQATIDLHRRLRAEIPGLLLLWAPRHPERFPRVEALAREQGWKVSTRRQQHWPQADSDVFVIDTLGELMAFYGCAQVAFVGGSLQPIGGHNLLEPAAMGTATVTGPHLHNFAEISRRMREAGAVLIADDVAGVGDALLTLLRDPEAREDMASAGCALVSNGRGALKRTVELIAPQLPPPLDP, from the coding sequence ATGCGTAAAAGTCCCGTCGAATGGATCCTGCGCGGCCTGTATTCGGTCGTGCTGTACCTGTTGTTGCCGATCACCGTGTACCACCTGGTCTGGCGCGGATTCCGGGTGCGCGAGTACTTCCAGCGCTGGGACGAGCGCTACGCTTCCTACCCCGATTCCACCGCGCAGCCGCGGGTCTGGCTGCATGCGGTATCGGTGGGCGAGGTGAACGCGGCCGCGCCGCTGGTCAATGCGCTGCGCCAGCTGCGCCCGGACATCCGCTGGGTGATCACCACCATCACCCCCACCGGGTCGGAGCGGGTGCGCTCGCTGTGGGGCGATGCGGTGGACCACGTCTACCTGCCCTACGACGTGCCGGGCAGCGTGGGCCGTTTCCTGGGCCACTTCAAACCCAGCCTGGCGCTGATCCTGGAAACCGAACTGTGGCCGAACCTGCTGTTCGGCTGCCGCGACCGTGGCATTCCGGTGTATATCCTCAATGCCCGGCTGTCGGCTCGCTCGCTGCGCGGTTACCGCCTGCTGCGCCCGCTGATCGGGCGCACGCTGCGCACTGTCACCTGCGTGGCCGCGCAGTCGGCCGACGACGCCGAGCGCTTCATCGAACTGGGCGCGCTGCCCGAACAGGTCAAGCCGCTGGGCAACCTGAAGTTCGACATCGCCACGCCGAACGTGCGCGAGTTCACTGCCAGCTTCCATGCCGCCGTGCCCGGCACGCGCCCGGTATGGATTGCGGCCAGCACGCACGAGGGCGAGGAGCAGGCCACCATCGACCTGCACCGTCGCCTGCGTGCTGAAATACCCGGCCTGCTGCTGCTGTGGGCGCCGCGCCATCCCGAGCGCTTCCCGCGCGTGGAAGCGCTGGCGCGCGAGCAGGGCTGGAAGGTCAGCACGCGCCGCCAGCAGCACTGGCCGCAGGCCGACAGCGACGTGTTCGTGATCGATACGCTGGGCGAACTGATGGCGTTCTATGGCTGCGCGCAGGTGGCGTTCGTCGGTGGCAGCCTTCAGCCGATCGGCGGGCACAACCTGCTCGAGCCGGCGGCGATGGGCACCGCCACGGTGACCGGCCCGCACCTGCACAACTTCGCCGAGATCTCCCGGCGCATGCGCGAAGCGGGCGCGGTGCTCATCGCCGACGACGTGGCCGGCGTGGGCGACGCCCTGCTGACGCTGCTGCGCGATCCCGAGGCGCGCGAGGACATGGCCAGCGCAGGCTGTGCATTGGTCAGCAACGGACGTGGTGCGCTCAAACGAACGGTGGAGCTGATTGCTCCGCAGCTTCCGCCGCCGCTGGACCCATGA
- a CDS encoding glycosyltransferase: protein MRRLTVVQLLPALHSGGVERSTLEIAAALVAAGHRAIVVSAGGRLVEPLLASGAEHLTLDIGRKSLWTLRHVRTLRNLLAETGADIVHARSRLPAWLGYYAVRNLPAATRPHWVTTVHGLNSPSRYSAVMTSGERVICVSNCVREFVLQHYPSVPPERLQVIPRGVDTAQFPRVGRQDRRPRLAVAAQHPTLAGDAPLLLLPGRGTRLKGHHHALGLLAGLHAAGVRALLWMPGTREPGRERYVAELEAQARSLGIADAVLMTAPTSRIAEAYAASDLVLQLSDKPEAFGRTVVEALSVGRPVLGWNQGGVGELLQHLQPSGAVPLGDAGALQARALQLLAQPPSLPSRIPFTLQAMQRDTLHLYTSLAG, encoded by the coding sequence GTGCGCCGACTGACCGTGGTGCAGCTGCTGCCGGCGCTGCACTCCGGCGGGGTTGAGCGCTCGACGCTGGAAATTGCCGCCGCGCTGGTCGCGGCCGGGCACCGCGCCATCGTGGTCTCCGCCGGTGGCCGGCTGGTCGAGCCGCTGCTGGCCAGCGGCGCCGAACACCTCACCCTGGATATCGGCCGCAAATCGCTGTGGACGCTGCGCCACGTGCGCACGCTGCGCAACCTGCTGGCCGAAACCGGCGCGGACATCGTGCACGCGCGCTCGCGGCTGCCGGCCTGGCTGGGCTACTACGCCGTGCGCAACCTGCCGGCGGCCACCCGCCCGCACTGGGTGACCACCGTGCATGGCTTGAATTCGCCCAGCCGCTACAGCGCGGTGATGACCAGCGGCGAACGGGTCATCTGCGTGTCCAACTGCGTGCGCGAATTCGTGCTCCAGCATTACCCGAGCGTACCCCCGGAGCGGCTGCAGGTGATTCCGCGTGGCGTGGATACCGCGCAGTTCCCGCGCGTGGGCCGCCAGGACCGGCGCCCGCGCCTGGCGGTGGCCGCGCAGCATCCAACGCTGGCTGGCGATGCGCCGCTGCTGTTGTTGCCGGGCCGTGGCACCCGCCTCAAGGGGCATCACCATGCGCTGGGGCTGCTGGCCGGGCTGCATGCGGCCGGGGTGCGGGCGCTGCTGTGGATGCCGGGCACCCGCGAGCCGGGGCGTGAGCGTTACGTGGCCGAGCTGGAGGCGCAGGCGCGCAGCCTGGGCATCGCCGATGCGGTGCTGATGACCGCGCCGACCTCGCGCATCGCCGAGGCCTACGCCGCCAGCGATCTGGTGCTGCAGCTGTCCGACAAGCCCGAGGCCTTTGGCCGCACCGTGGTCGAAGCGTTGTCGGTGGGCCGACCTGTACTGGGCTGGAACCAGGGCGGGGTGGGCGAGCTGCTGCAACACCTGCAGCCATCCGGCGCGGTACCCTTGGGCGACGCCGGGGCATTGCAGGCGCGTGCGCTGCAGTTGCTGGCGCAGCCGCCGTCGCTGCCCTCGCGTATTCCGTTCACCCTGCAGGCGATGCAACGTGACACGCTCCACCTCTATACCTCCCTCGCTGGCTGA
- a CDS encoding zinc-finger domain-containing protein: MSHTATAPANAEKRYTVHRSDLPLSCPTPEMALWNSHPRVYLPIEDEPNCEAACPYCGSVFVLAD, translated from the coding sequence ATGAGCCATACCGCCACCGCGCCCGCCAATGCCGAAAAGCGTTACACCGTGCACCGCAGCGACCTGCCGCTGAGCTGCCCGACGCCGGAGATGGCGCTGTGGAACTCGCACCCGCGCGTGTACCTGCCGATCGAAGACGAGCCGAACTGCGAAGCCGCGTGCCCGTACTGCGGTTCGGTCTTCGTGCTGGCCGACTGA